The genomic region GGTTCCCCCTCGGCACGGCGCTCCTGCTCCTCGTCATCTTCTCCCTCAGCGGCATCTTCTCGTGCTGCTATCACTGGGACAGGCTCCGCTCCCTCCTCTGGTCTCGGCATCCCGGCATGCTCCAGGAAGGCCCACACACCGTCATCTCAATTGGATCGGCGCCGAGCAAGGCTGCCTCCGAGCACAAGGTAGCAGCAGCAAGCGATATATCTGTTTAAAACTTATTTTCAGTTTTGACACCGTTCTGGAATATCATCTATCTCTTGCAAACCTCAGCTGATGATTAGTGGCCCTGTGCCTCCTTGTTTGCAGAGCGAGAAAGCAGGAAAGGAGTGCGGGTTGCCCGTGATCATGCCAGGGGATAACATCGCGAAGTTCTACGCGAGGCCCTGCCCGCACGAGGCGTGTTTAGCTGCAGCAGCAGCAGAGAAGGGCGAAGTCGAGGTGCAAGTCAGATGTTCAGTTTCGTGAGACCGTCAGTATCTGTATATGAAATCGTAGTTAGGTGCTAGCGACTTATGATTGATAGATAGATTGTATATACGCGAGCGACTTATGATTGATGGATTGATTGTGTACTAGCATGCATTTTGACAGTTTTTAAGAAAAGAGGGGGAAAAATGAGAACCTTTCATGTGCAGATATGCAACCCGAATAGTCCAGAAAAGGCGATTTTGGTGTCAACAAACTAGCTGAATATTTATTTTTCTTGTCATGGAACTTGTTGAATGCTATGAAATTTGGGATCTTTCTGTTAAGGGGGGTGGATGTCATTTCAGGAAAACCAAGAACAGTTCATAGTAGCTTCTTTTTGAAATTATCAGGGAATTTGTTGGTGTCTGTTCTTTCTGTGAGGTTTCTGAAAAGGAAAAAGAGAGTAAATTAGATTGCTGCTCAACCAAATAGCGTCTGTTTTTTCTGTCATGTGGTGCCCCACCATacgtagtactcccttcgttccgaaatgtaggtctttgtagagattccactatcaactacatacggatgtatatagatgcattttaaatgTAGatccattcattttgctccgtatgtagtccatctagtgaaatctctataaagacttatactttaggaacggagggagtacgtacgtCGTCATGCCCACTGAAGAACAGAAGTACAATGACATAATCTGGCATATATATATGCACGATGGAATTGGATGGGGACATGGTCCTAACATTCATACCGGCTGGGAATTGTGATGAGTGCAGGATTAATTAAGTCCGCCCATGACATAGTCTCATCCGTCCTTAGGCACGAATACAacaaagggcgtgtttggttgatCAAAATTATTATTAAGAGGTACCTCTTGTAAAGGTCATTTTCATCTCCTCTGGTGGTGACAAGTGGAACGCATGTGTGTCACTTGTCGCAACTAGAGAGCCTTCTCGTATTTTTTCTCACGCGCAGGGAGATGAATGggtttatttgtgtttttttcatATATTTATTTTCCAAAATGATTTATCCCTCGAACCGTTCGTCCAAATGACGAACCGTTTTCACCTGTATTTCTCGGGTCGAGATCTTTCAAAACTAAATCAGTTGATAGGATTCAGTGAATTTTTTTAGACGAAACTTTTGCTCCAATACTATTTAAACCCATACTTGAAAATTGTGTAGAAAAAAAGTACTCCTACTAACcaaaacatatattttaaaaatgttaatcatggaAACTTAATAGATTTAAATGTGTAAAAACAACATTCgtgatgtatacgaaaaatgtgcAATGCATGTGAAAATGTAGGTATGTATTGAAAAAActaaaaacaagaagaagaaagaaacaaaggaaatcgaagcaaaaaaggaaaaaggaaaaataaaaaaaaatagaaaTCTAAAGAAAACCCAACAAAACCATACAAGAACAATAAAAAAGCTACTTAGAACCCCAGGAAAAACAGCGAAAACCATAGAAGAAAAAGAAACGAAAAAAAGCTGAAAACCGGATCAATCCAGCCAAACAGCATAAAAACGCCTGTacagctaccagcgcaggaggctACAgcctgttttttctttttctgttttctgttcttgttttttgctttatttttgtacCTTTCTCTATACTTTAAACTATTCTAGATATATATACAGAAAACACTCTTCAAaaacacatttgaaaaatgttgaacaagtattacaaaatgttgaacaagtatttgaaaaatgtagaATAAGTATtacaaaatgttgaacaagtacttaaaaaatgttgagcaagtatttgaaaattttgaataagtattccaaatgttgaaaaaatatttcaaaaatgttgaataagtaataaaaattgttgaataagtatttgaaaaatattgaacaagtatttgaaaatgttgaataagtattagaaatgttgaacaagtttgaaaatgttgaataagtattaaaaatgttgaatgagtatttTAAAAATGCTGAACATTTATTAGAATAACTGTTGAATAAGGATTAAAACGTTGAATACATATTAAAAATATTGAAAAAGTACTTGAAAacgttgaataagtattaaaaaatggtgaatgagtatttaaaaaatgttgaacatgtatttgaaaaactgttgaataattattaaaatgttgaacaagtatttaaaaaatgttgaatatgtgttcggacaatgttgaacatgtatacaaGAAATGTCGATCACTTTTTTTTTGACATATACAAAAATATAGATTGAAAACGAGaacaaacataagaaaaaacaaaaaatggagaagaaatgtTAGATGTGTATTTGACAAATAttgttgacatatacaaaaaaGTAGAATAATAACGAGTAGAACAAACAAAACTGAGAAAATAAAcataaagaaaaaagaacaaagaacaaagaacaaagaacaaagaaacaaaaggcaaaaaagaatgggaaaatggagaagaaaaaaagggaaaaataatcgaaataaaagaaagaaaaaggagaataaagaaaaacaaagaaaatagaaaggaaataaaaaaatcTGTGAAAACTGAGAAAGAAACGAAAAGAAAAATGGCTCAAATGCATAAAGAAGGTCGTGCCCCTAGCTCTAACCACAAACAGAATGTGAGCGTAGTGGCTAGTCGTGCCGTCTGGTATCCTTTGCGGCCAGGGATCGATCCCGACAAATAGTTGCCGCGAACAGCAACAACCCAATGGAGCAAGCGAAGTGATTCCTGGGCTAGCTATTTCAAGATCTCTCGAGGCAAACTTAAGAATAAAAGAAGTGGCGCTTTTTGCCCATGTGGATCGCGAGACCTATATATCACTGAGATGGAAGCAAGTCTCGCTTGAAGGATTTCCTGTGAGCTATAGTATCGGGCCAACCCATATTCGTTCATTCTTCGCTTGCTCGCCTCTGGTTCACTGTTCTCTTCggttttctctgtttttctcttttcatttttctttttttttcttttcaggtttttttgggttttctattttttctttttttttcaccgggttttcttcttttctttctcagaatttgttgtttttttctttccttctctccttttttCTTTGTTTCAATGTCTTTTAGTTAATATTTACCATATATTATAGAAAAAAaatcttaattcctactcgtcctcgagtaggtaaatgataaaaacaaaaattttgttGTGAAATGCTACCCAACATGTTCTCAATAATGTAAtcatttgtggtatgaatattggGAAGCGAGTGATTTAAAACACTAGTTCTTTGATTTGATATCAAAATGATAATATGAAGAGTGCTAGAAAGTAATCATTGTCTTTCAAAATAGAAAATGCTAAAGATGCTATTTGTAAACCGAAAGTGTCCTTTTGCTCCCGAACTCAAATGAGCTTGATGAACAAtcgattttttttaaaagaaactatTTTTTGGTCACAAAACATTTACCAAAGTTTCAAGTGTTTGCACAAATTCATCATTGAATCACATTTTTGTAAGGCATGaaaaaaatcaatgctccaaaatgcttttgaaagtagcattttGGAGTATCaattttgttgttttttgccaCGGATTCCAGAAATGTGATtccatgacgaatttttgcaagcacttaaaacttttgtcaatatttgtcatatttttttagaattttttttgaatttactgttcacccgagctcatttgagctcgggctgAGAAACTCTACGTCCTTGCTAAACATTAATCATGTAAGCATGACATAGTTCGGCCTTCCTAACATAAAGTATAAATCATGAACACCCCAAAGCCAAACCAAGCTTTTGAATCATACTTTTTcgcacttcagccttttcaacttcaCTCAATAAATGAGCGTGAGTGGTGGACTTAGCACTTTGGATGGCAAAGATAATGATGAATGGGGTTAGCTAACTTGGTGTTGTCTCCTTagggcatcttcagccgttggcccccgcaggacgcataaaaatcaccccctgggggcgagccggcgatatactcggcgctgggggcggttttgcgcccagtcgtcgcccccagctcgccgccaggcgccgaaattggcccactttgtagcccaatttcggcgaataaagggcccatatgggcgagaataggcccatattcggcgtggtttcgccgtgtctcggcattcaattatcaacacaattatttcttatcacatatttcatcacagaaaaatcaaatacttcaacaaaatagtacaacaacaaatagttcaatacaaattatatagttcaacaaataaaaactcgtatttcatcacacggcgtcccccttgagcctccataggtgctcaaaaaaatctttctgcagttgatgatgcacctgtgggtctcggatctcctgacgcatactgagataggcagtccaagttgccggtagctggtgatcaacttcggctagaggaccctgcctgtagtatggttcagtgtcaaacactgggtcttcttgctcgctctcgatgatcatgttgtgcaagatgacacagcaagtcataatctcccacatttgatctttggaccaggtctgagcggggtaccgaacaacagcaaatcgagattggagcacaccaaatgcccgctcgacatccttcctgcaagcctcctgaagcttcgcaaaccaggcgttcttgccttcTGCCACAGGGTTTGaaatcgtcttcacaaatgtcgaccatctcggatagatgccgttagctagatagtaccccttattgtattggtgcccattgacgatctcgaagttcaccggaggagaatggccctcaacgagcttagcaaaaacaggagagcactgcagcacgttgatgtcattgtgagttcctggcataccaaagaaggagtgccaaatccagaggtcctgtgtggctaccgcctcaagcaccacactgcaaccgcctttggcgcctttgtacatcccctgccaaccaaatgggcagttcttccatttccaatgcatgcagtcgatgctttcaagcatcccaggaaatcctcttgctgcattctgggctaggacccgagcagtgtcttccgcattgggtgttctcaagtattgtggcccaaacactgccatcactgcccgacagaacttatagaaacactctatgctggtggactcggccatgcgcccatagttgtcgagtgaatcactgggagctccatatgcaagcatcctcatcgctgtcgtgcacttctggatggaggtgaatccaagagcaccagtgcaatccatcttgcatttgaagtagttgtcgaactcccggatggaattcacaatcttgaggaagagctttcggctcatccgataacggcgccgaaatgttctctcgccatgaagtggagcatcggcgaagtagtcggagtagagcatgcagtagccttggagaggatgccggttctttgctttcacccgccccggcgccgagccacctcgccgcggcttttcattgctcgccagcagctgggcgaggggggcgagcaccatgagatgctcttcttcctggacgtcggccgcggcttcctcctccagcagcgcggcgagctcttcctcctcatccgagtccatcgccgagacaggcaaaacgccgaacaccttgcgctcggtgggcgtgtacccgccgttaaaccgcgcctccgcggccggaaatgGCGGCCGGAAATGCCCAGCTGCTATGGGAGGGGCTGCCACGGTGAAGCGCTACTATTtgccggcggggaatggctattaCCGGAGTAGGGCAGCGGCCGTCGctgggatatagctagtggtggccgagggccggggggtgcgaggcgagtcggggaaaAAAACCCTCGACTTTTCCCTtatcggtgtgggccaggcgtgcttttccctagcgctggagcccccaactgctccccagcgcgccgggtttggcctgtgaccgccgggcggaaaaaaggtccgaaccggcgattttcggcgtcctgggggtgcgactgggccgttttttcgacgccggcgccgaaaaagtggcctgggggggggggggctgttgggggcgcaGCTGAAGATGCCCTTAGAATTTGATGGTAGGATGTGAGTTCGTTTTTGAGCATTTATGTTTTCTTGAGCCTAGGATGCCTAAGAGCAGGCCCATAGGCCCATATATCGAACAAATTGATGTGCGTAAGTATTCAGGTTGTTGGGCGTGGTTTCTTTTCCATCCCGTGGATCGTTTTCCCCATACTTATAGGTGGAATAGCCGAATAGGGGTTAATATGGGCAACCTTAATGACAATTTTAATTGTGATGAACAGATCAAAAAAATTGAAGGAACACATCATGCTTTATTAATACTAGCACATACGCCCGTGCGTTgatgttgggatctacggtagggtgcgtcgactgcaaatttaaaatttcttacgcgcagaacaaccaagaacatgctacggaagatggatcacagttcgttaccactagacgcgcagtgccgtgcagcggaagaagagttgaggcagcgcgtccgcgtagatcgtctcctcctcgtctgatctccCTCGTACAATCggtggtcggttcccacgtacaggttcgccggagcggcgcaagtgcaccgcctctaacggtatccgcgcgtgcaggaggaacgtcgtgcggcggactgctaggtctgatcacacaaccggcagcgagtggatgtgtctattcgcaacacatgcaaaccctagtgacagcgccgaagcgatcagcccatgagtgtgccgcacctccactatatatataggcgtcTGTCACGGGCttaacacttgggcctcgcacggaccctaaagcccataagtctactcggccacaatccgaatactttcaaaaaatattttgaatTGCAAAAGAAGTCattaattcaaaaatgttcataaatttcaaaATTGTCCCTTCATTTTGAAATGTtcttgaatttcaaaaaagttaacatatttaaaaatattcacatAGTAGAAAACGTTCCTAGGTTTCCAAAACTGTTCATGAATATGAAAAATTGGGCCGAATTTCCAAAGTTGTTCACGGATTTGAGTAATATTCTAGGATTTCATAAattgttcatggatttgaaaaagttcTGAATTAAAAAAATGTCCATCAATTAGAAAATTGTTTTTGTCAAAACATGTTAATAGATTTGAAAAATGTTCTCGGATaccaaaaaatgttcacatatttaaAAATGTTCTGAAATTtacaaaatgttcatgatttgaaaGATCATTCTTAgatttcaaatttttttccaaaaattctaattgctcacaaatttaaaaatgttcacaaattcacaatttttaaaaattgtgaattttaaaattgttcgcaaattctagtttttttcatgttttcataAAATGTTAATACTTTCTAAAAATGTTTGTGATTAAACTAAATATCACAAAtttataaaagaaaagaaataagaaacgaAAAATggaatggaaaaataaaaaacaaataagaaaaaattggaagaaaaacaaaagaaataacataGAAAAAAGGCCTGgggaggttcccaaaaccggaataGGGAGTCTCCTAAAATTGTCTACTTGGGCCGGCCTACTATCGAGTATAGAGGTCGCAAGGGTATCCCGTCTGCATTCaatagaagagttgtatatgatgcaatcagaaggttttgtcaatccaaaaggtgctaacaaagtgtgcaacctccagcgattcatttatggactgatgcaagcctcttggagttggaatatacgctttgatagtgtgatcaaagcatatgattttatacagatttttggagaagcctatatttacaagaaactgagtgggagctctgtagcatttctgatattatatgtggatgacatattgttgatcggaaatgatattgaatttctgaatagcataaaaggatacttgaataagaatttttcaatgaaagacctcggtgaagctgcttatatattgggcatcaagatctatagagatagatcaagacgcttaattggactttcacaaagcacataccttgataaagttttgaagaaattcaaaatggatcaagaaagaaagggttcttgcttgtgttacaaggtgtgaagttgagtgagactcaatgtccgaccactgcagaagatagagaaaatgaaagtcattccctatgctttagccatatgttctatcatgtatgcaatgctgtataccagacccgatgtgtgccttgctattagtttagcatggaggtaccaaagtaattcaggagtggatcactagatagcgttcaagaacatcctgaaatacctgaaaaggactaaggatatgtttctcgtttatggaggtgacaaagagctcgtggtaaacggttacgtcgatgcaagatttcacaccgatccggatgactctaagtcacaaaccggatacatatttttattaaatggtggagctgtcagttggtgcagttccaagcagagcgtcatggtgggatctacatatgaagcggagtacatagctgcttcggaagcagcaaatgaaggagtctggatgaaggagttcatatccaatctaggtgtaatacctagtgcattgggtccaatgaaaatcttttgtgacaatactggtgcaatttccttggcaaaggaatccagatttcacaagagaactaagcacatcaagagacgcttcaattttatccgggatcaagtcaaggagggagacatagagattttcaagatacatatggatctggatgttgcagacccgttgactaagcctctctcacgagcaaaacatgatcaacaccaagactacatgggtgttagaatcattacaatataatctagattattgactctagtgcaagtgggagactgaagaaaatatgccctagaggcaataataaagttgttatttatatttccttatatcatgataaatgtttattattcatgctagaattgtattaaccggaaacttagtacatgtgtgaatacatagacaaacagagtgtcactagtatgcctctacttgactagctcgttgaatcaatgatggttatgtttcctgaccatagacatgagttgtcatttgattaatgggatcacatcattagagaatgatgtgattgacttgacccatccgttagcttagcacgatgatcgtttagtttgttgctattgctttctccataacttatacatgttcctatgactatgagatcatgcaactcccgaataccagaggaacacttagtgtgctatcaaacgtcacaacataattaggtgactataaagatgctctacaggtgtctccgatggtgtttgttgagttggcatagatcgagattaggatttgtcactccgagtatcggagaggtatctctgggccctctcggtaatgcacatcactataagccttgcaagcaatgtaactaatgagttagttgcgggatgatgcattacggaatgagtaaagagacttgccggtaacgagattaaactaggtattgagatactgatgatccAATCTCGGGAACAGAGataccgtgtgtggtgcccccctccatagatttccacctcggtcatatcgttgtagtggttaggcgaagccctgcgtcggtaacttcatcatcaccgtcatcacgtcatcgtgctgacgaagctctcccccgacactcagctggatctagagttcgtgggatgtcaccgagctgaacctgtgcagatcgcggaggtgtcgtaccttcggtgctaggatcggtcggatcgtgaggacgcacgaatacatcaaccacattgtcataacgcttccgcttacggtctatgagggtacgtggacaacactcttcccctcattgctatgcgtcacctagatggatcttgcgtgtgcgtagaattttttttaaaattactgcgttacccaacagtggtatcagagccaggtttatgcgtagatgttatatgcatgagtagaacacaaaggagttgtgggcgtgggtatatacatattgcttgccgtcactgacgatgacatgtacctagggtagggtaatgggcctgacctagacgcccttcCCAAGGACGCTACCCAACTGATCATTCAAAGAACAGTAATTTCCACCAACTGGAATCACctcagagtgcaacccactcgaccaacaaCTCCACTCAGAtagcccaattccattcgaccagtacaccatcactcgaccatacaagaaaccactcgaagtacagaagatctaaagtcactcaggatggcaatggtcaggcgttcactctgtagtgttaatgatcatttatatgactttatTGCTGTGCACGTACGCCtcacctttatgtacattgaactccttgtaacatgggctggctggggtcctggtgcactctatataagccacccccaccactgagacaag from Triticum aestivum cultivar Chinese Spring chromosome 4A, IWGSC CS RefSeq v2.1, whole genome shotgun sequence harbors:
- the LOC123087549 gene encoding uncharacterized protein At5g65660 isoform X1, yielding MWTTAPSSSSTTDGWLAVQVSPLRTTQGDFSGLTPAPASMTIPMAHSSRPTLGFPLGTALLLLVIFSLSGIFSCCYHWDRLRSLLWSRHPGMLQEGPHTVISIGSAPSKAASEHKSEKAGKECGLPVIMPGDNIAKFYARPCPHEACLAAAAAEKGEVEVQVRCSVS
- the LOC123087549 gene encoding uncharacterized protein At5g65660 isoform X2, with amino-acid sequence MGMNMPQGLTPAPASMTIPMAHSSRPTLGFPLGTALLLLVIFSLSGIFSCCYHWDRLRSLLWSRHPGMLQEGPHTVISIGSAPSKAASEHKSEKAGKECGLPVIMPGDNIAKFYARPCPHEACLAAAAAEKGEVEVQVRCSVS